Below is a genomic region from Solibacillus sp. FSL R7-0682.
TAAAAGTTAGACACGGTAATTTCAGGCAACCATTTGGGCATGAGTTCGATATTGTACCGGGCTCATACCTTTTAATTTTGCCTTAATCCGTTTTTTATTGTAGTAGTTGATATATTTTTCTAGTTCTCTTTTGAATTGCTCGATATTTTCAAATTCCTTTAAATAGAGGAATTCAGATTTCATGATGCCAAAGAAATTCTCCATCACGGAGTTATCGTAACAGTTACCTTTACGGGACATACTTTGCACAATGCCTCTTGTTTCAAGACTGTGGCGATATTGTTTCATTTGATAATGCCAGCCTTGATCCGAATGTATTAATAGCTGGTGGTCTTCTGGTAAGCATTCTAACGCCTTTTCTAACATGTCTGAAACTAGGGAAAAGGTTGGCCTTGATCCAATTTTATACGTAATAATTTCACCATTAAATAAATCTAAAACAGGCGATAAATAAAGCTTTTCTCCAAATAATTTAAATTCAGTAATATCAGTTACCCATTTCTGATTTGGTGCTTCTGCTAGAAAGTTACGATCTAAAATATTTGGCGCAATTTTACCGACTTTACCTTTATATGATTTATATTTTTTCATACGTACTAAGCACTTTAAGCCTAGCTCTTTCATGATGCGTTGAACCTTCTTATGATTCACTTTTCGCCCACGATTCGCTAACTCGTCACGAATACGACGATAACCATAACGACCTTCATGTTCATCGTAAATCGCTTGGATTTCGACCTTTAAATCAGCGTTTGGATCTAGTCGATTCATCTTCTTCACTATATCGTAATACGTACTGCGTTTAATTTCTGCGAATGCCACAAGTGCTTTCACCGAATATTTATGCCTTAATTCACAAATAACTTTTACTTTGTCTTTCGTGGTGATTTTTCTTTGGCTCATATAAAGGAGGACTTACTATCAAAAATAATATTAAGGTTCTACGAGCTCAACATAGTATGACGCAGGACCAGTTGGCGGAAAAACTTTCTGTTTCTAGACAAACAATCATTTCACTTGAAAAAGAAAAATATAACCCATCCATTATTTTAACTTTTAAATTGGCAGAAATTTTCAA
It encodes:
- a CDS encoding helix-turn-helix transcriptional regulator gives rise to the protein MKNNIKVLRAQHSMTQDQLAEKLSVSRQTIISLEKEKYNPSIILTFKLAEIFNCKIEDIFIYEGEFE